A section of the Plasmodium knowlesi strain H genome assembly, chromosome: 3 genome encodes:
- a CDS encoding prefoldin subunit 3, putative, which yields MSFDDLTDNTRSVRNIPGAKFIEHVTEFLQNKNEETVLRLAKELLLKYKFMEHTFVTRQINTEKKIPELKDALKVVNALYKRKEMNESKNLELYFPLEESLYARGVIDKTDHILLWLGANVMVEFPFKEAVELLNHHLDRAINLYDEMDKELQWLHEQISTTEINISRIHNYVEMKKKNKEKDVVEAQG from the exons ATGTCATTTGACGATTTGACGGACAACACGAGGTCCGTCCGGAACATCCCGGGGGCTAAGTTCATA GAACACGTCACAGAATTTCtgcaaaacaaaaatgaggaaacgGTTCTTCGCCTAGCCAAGGAGCTCCTATT GAAATACAAATTCATGGAGCACACTTTTGTAACTAGACAGATCAACACGGAGAAGAAAATCCCCGAATTAAAAGATGCCCTAAAAGTAGTAAACGCCCTTTACAAAAGAAAG GAAATGAACGAGAGCAAAAACTTGGAGCTGTATTTTCCCTTGGAGGAATCCCTGTACGCCAGGGGAGTTATCGACAAAACGGATCACATTTTACTTTGGTTGGGG GCCAACGTGATGGTTGAATTCCCCTTTAAAGAGGCAGTGGAGCTATTGAATCACCACTTGGATAGGGCAATCAATCTATACGACGAAATG gACAAAGAGCTTCAGTGGCTGCACGAACAAATATCCACCACAGAAATTAACATATCGAGAATTCACAATTATGtggagatgaaaaaaaaaaacaaagaaaaggacGTTGTTGAAGCTCAGGGCTAA
- a CDS encoding ribosomal protein S8, mitochondrial, putative, with protein MQRACEMVVSLLRTDAMTQKCPFHVLNVQILELLQKEGLIRGFAIKGTKIDILLKHYKGAPVIRNIRVVSKPSRDIWLTPHELKFRTRFNTGLWVMQTSCGVISHRDCIRMGVGGKMLFAVNNGYQHFC; from the exons ATGCAGAGGGCATGTGAAATGGTCGTATCCTTGCTAAGGACGGATGCCATGACTCAAAAGTGCCCATTCCACGTACTGAACGTCCAGATACTGGAGTTGTTGCAGAAGGAAGGACTCATTAGGGGCTTCGCCATTAAGGGGACAAAAATTGACATTCTTCTTAAACATTATAAGGGCGCACCG GTCATAAGAAACATTCGAGTCGTTTCGAAGCCAAGCAGAGACATTTGGTTAACACCCCACGAACTGAAATTCCGCACACGGTTTAACACTGGCCTGTGGGTTATGCAAACGAGTTGTGGAGTGATAAGCCACAGGGACTGCATTCGAATGGGGGTTGGTGGGAAAATGTTGTTTGCGGTTAATAATGGGTATCAGCATTTTTGctag